Proteins found in one Rhodothermus sp. genomic segment:
- a CDS encoding protein kinase has product MGRPERIGDLQPFAELAAGPTATVYKAYQASLDRFVLLKILRPELAEDETFVQRFEEEARLAARVQHPNVVAVYAFGREGPHVYFATEFVEGLSLRELLTHGSLPPALALYVAAEVARGLKAAHEKGVLHRDLKPANILISYTGQVKLTDFGMASLLSSGGNEEVRGTPGYLAPEQVLGEAPGPAADLFALGATLFEMLTGTPAFLGETPGEIFDALLHHDPIPRLQRLAAVPDDVIALCARLLAKRPEARYPDATALLQDLEALRQRPELRATPEDLATYIDHPEAFPRMPVQPVVTTPPRPVSSSAHRPRWHLVVGAIATLTLLGLLLLAGPWPFTPQRSMSPSSAASTTIQTTTPPESLVASPVGSQLSPDTTVSPVRPSPSTANLPRPSEERLPSLPPPDTPHLSLSPLPETQPDPARLQLEVTPWAYVLLERPDGIDSLGATPLDTPLTLPAGSYTLHLHNPEFPPYRLSLKLQPGQDTLVAVSLWLQVARLWLEVHPWAHVYIDNRYYDVIPPQEQPFILEPGIHRLQLVHPELGTFDTLLQLQAHTAETLRVDLLRRHPQPER; this is encoded by the coding sequence ATGGGACGTCCAGAACGCATAGGCGACCTGCAGCCCTTTGCAGAGCTGGCCGCTGGCCCCACGGCCACCGTCTATAAAGCCTATCAGGCGTCGCTGGACCGGTTCGTCCTGCTCAAGATTCTGCGGCCGGAACTGGCCGAAGATGAGACTTTCGTGCAACGTTTCGAAGAGGAAGCTCGATTGGCGGCCCGCGTTCAGCACCCTAACGTAGTGGCCGTCTACGCCTTTGGTCGGGAAGGTCCACACGTTTACTTTGCGACAGAATTTGTAGAAGGCCTTTCCCTTCGGGAACTGCTCACCCATGGTTCCCTGCCTCCTGCTTTAGCCCTGTATGTTGCTGCGGAGGTAGCCCGTGGGCTGAAGGCGGCCCACGAAAAGGGTGTGCTTCACCGTGATCTCAAACCGGCCAACATTCTGATCTCTTACACCGGACAGGTCAAACTGACCGATTTCGGCATGGCCTCGCTGCTCTCCAGCGGTGGCAACGAAGAAGTGCGCGGCACCCCCGGCTACCTGGCACCTGAACAGGTGCTGGGCGAAGCGCCCGGGCCGGCAGCCGACCTGTTCGCACTGGGTGCCACCCTTTTTGAGATGCTGACGGGCACCCCGGCCTTTCTGGGTGAGACGCCCGGCGAAATCTTCGATGCGCTGCTCCATCACGATCCGATCCCTCGCCTGCAACGCCTGGCGGCTGTGCCGGATGACGTGATCGCCCTGTGCGCCCGACTGCTGGCCAAACGTCCCGAAGCACGCTATCCCGACGCCACCGCGCTACTGCAGGACCTGGAGGCATTGCGCCAGCGACCTGAGCTGCGTGCCACACCCGAAGACCTGGCTACCTATATAGACCATCCTGAAGCCTTTCCCCGAATGCCTGTCCAGCCTGTCGTTACCACACCGCCCCGACCGGTTTCGTCATCTGCACACCGACCCCGATGGCACCTCGTAGTTGGGGCTATCGCTACCCTGACGCTGCTCGGCCTGCTCTTGCTGGCAGGACCGTGGCCATTCACGCCTCAAAGATCGATGTCGCCGTCTTCCGCTGCCTCTACCACGATCCAAACGACTACGCCCCCCGAGTCGTTGGTCGCTTCGCCCGTTGGCTCTCAATTATCGCCCGATACAACTGTCTCCCCTGTCCGGCCTTCGCCTTCGACAGCCAACCTACCCCGCCCCTCTGAAGAACGGCTTCCCTCTCTTCCTCCTCCGGATACTCCCCACCTTTCCCTGTCACCCCTCCCCGAAACGCAACCCGACCCGGCTCGCCTCCAGCTGGAGGTCACGCCCTGGGCCTACGTGCTGCTGGAACGACCGGATGGCATCGACTCTCTGGGCGCTACCCCCCTGGACACCCCGTTGACGCTGCCTGCCGGAAGCTACACGCTCCATCTGCACAACCCTGAGTTTCCTCCTTACCGGCTTTCCTTGAAGCTGCAGCCCGGTCAGGACACGCTGGTAGCCGTCTCGCTCTGGCTCCAGGTCGCCCGCCTGTGGCTCGAAGTGCATCCCTGGGCGCATGTGTACATCGACAACCGCTACTACGATGTCATCCCCCCACAGGAACAGCCATTCATTCTGGAACCCGGCATACACCGGCTACAACTGGTCCATCCAGAACTGGGCACGTTCGACACACTCTTGCAGCTTCAAGCACACACAGCCGAAACACTACGTGTAGACCTATTGCGCCGCCATCCACAACCGGAACGCTAA
- a CDS encoding sigma 54-interacting transcriptional regulator: MSAPPTSRTSLDALVEIAQTINTLRDPEAVLEKVLEIAMEALEAERGFILLKAPQHPEGFAIRSQRNFTEQQLGALVRISTSVVHEVLRRGEPVLVYEAQQDERYGKAESIVLQRIQSIACVPLRIKERLIGAIYLDSLSQRGRFTRDNLPFLEAFAHQAAIAIENAQLYQALREENRRLRSEIQRLHGFDEIVGQSAAMREVFDTMARVLDTDATVLIEGESGTGKELIARAIHYNSERKNKPFVVVFCGSLPDELLESELFGYKKGAFTGALSDKKGLFEVADGGTVFLDEVGDLSPRMQTALLRVLQEGEIRRVGDTQVRRVNVRVISATNKPLRELVKQGKFREDLYYRLNTIQLTVPPLRHRRGDILLLAHHFLDKYAVKKRAHIKGFTPEALELLERYHWPGNVRELENTIERAVVLARGELITPEDLRLPEPHDAEDPFEPDLPLKEVERRVVLRTLKRHGGNVSETARVLGVSRRWLHYKLKEWDVQNA, from the coding sequence ATGAGTGCTCCGCCAACCTCCCGAACCTCGCTGGATGCGCTTGTAGAAATCGCCCAGACCATCAACACGCTCCGGGATCCGGAGGCCGTGCTGGAAAAAGTGCTGGAGATCGCCATGGAGGCGCTTGAGGCCGAACGTGGCTTCATCCTCCTGAAGGCGCCCCAGCACCCTGAAGGGTTTGCTATCCGAAGTCAGCGCAACTTTACCGAACAACAACTGGGTGCGCTGGTGCGCATCTCGACCAGTGTCGTGCATGAAGTGCTCCGACGGGGCGAACCGGTGCTGGTCTATGAAGCCCAGCAGGATGAACGCTATGGGAAAGCGGAAAGCATCGTCCTGCAGCGCATCCAGTCGATCGCCTGTGTGCCGCTGCGCATCAAGGAGCGCCTGATCGGCGCCATTTACCTCGACAGCCTCTCCCAGCGGGGCCGCTTTACGCGCGACAACCTGCCCTTTCTGGAAGCTTTTGCCCATCAGGCGGCCATCGCCATTGAAAACGCCCAGCTCTACCAGGCCCTGCGCGAAGAAAACCGGCGGCTGCGTAGTGAAATCCAACGCTTACATGGTTTCGACGAAATCGTCGGACAGAGTGCGGCCATGCGCGAAGTATTCGACACCATGGCCCGCGTCCTTGATACCGACGCCACCGTGCTCATTGAAGGCGAAAGTGGTACGGGCAAAGAACTCATTGCACGAGCCATTCACTACAACAGCGAACGCAAAAACAAACCGTTTGTGGTAGTCTTCTGTGGCTCGCTACCCGATGAGCTCCTGGAAAGTGAACTGTTTGGCTACAAAAAAGGCGCTTTCACGGGCGCGCTATCCGATAAGAAAGGCCTTTTCGAGGTGGCCGACGGCGGTACGGTATTTCTGGATGAAGTCGGGGACCTGAGCCCCCGCATGCAGACGGCTCTGCTGCGCGTGCTGCAGGAAGGTGAAATCCGTCGTGTAGGGGATACGCAGGTTCGCAGGGTCAACGTCCGGGTCATCTCGGCCACCAACAAGCCATTGCGCGAGCTGGTCAAGCAGGGCAAATTTCGGGAAGATCTTTACTACCGCCTCAACACCATTCAGCTCACGGTACCTCCTCTGCGCCATCGACGTGGCGATATTCTGCTGCTGGCCCACCACTTTCTGGACAAATACGCGGTTAAAAAACGAGCGCACATCAAGGGCTTTACCCCGGAGGCATTGGAACTGCTGGAACGTTACCACTGGCCAGGCAACGTCCGAGAACTGGAAAACACAATCGAGCGGGCCGTTGTGCTGGCTCGAGGAGAGCTCATCACGCCGGAGGATCTGCGATTGCCCGAACCGCACGATGCTGAGGATCCTTTCGAGCCTGATCTGCCGCTGAAAGAAGTCGAACGCCGCGTGGTGCTGCGCACGCTGAAACGCCACGGCGGCAACGTTTCAGAAACGGCACGCGTGCTGGGCGTGTCGCGTCGCTGGCTGCACTACAAGCTGAAGGAATGGGACGTCCAGAACGCATAG
- a CDS encoding FlgD immunoglobulin-like domain containing protein, which yields MRMRRVLKVWGWLWLGLALSAQAQVWHELPPMPTPRYAAAIAPLKGLLYVIGGIGEGDTLLSTVEAYDPVRRVWIRELPQLDEPRAYAAAVVLEDRIYLIGGLEGETLEDAEETDDVLVFFPEGGWKSIASLEQARYGLAAVVFKERIYAIGGFSREVERVDRLNPQPIPLNTIEAYDLQRNTWETVAHLSQAVALAAAAVLEGDIYIIGGLSRNIPVTLIQRFQPESNEVGALKFALPQEWWAGAALTYRQQIILLGGLGGARGTSLANVSALRISADNVTFRELPALLQARFSFVAAAVRDTLFVFGGLDQPEGQLLDAAEAAPASILTPNEALQLPADFELAAPSPHPFRTRVTFTFSVSTRLPHAPVQLVVYDLLGRPVARLLDRPLPPGRHTLTWTGTDASGHPVPAGVYLVRLTQGPYQYKRLLIRTR from the coding sequence ATGCGCATGCGACGTGTGCTGAAGGTATGGGGCTGGCTATGGCTGGGCCTTGCGCTATCCGCACAGGCGCAGGTGTGGCATGAATTACCCCCAATGCCCACCCCTCGCTATGCCGCAGCTATCGCCCCATTGAAAGGACTGCTCTATGTGATTGGAGGCATCGGGGAAGGCGATACCCTTCTGAGCACGGTCGAAGCCTACGATCCGGTCCGTCGCGTCTGGATCCGTGAGCTGCCCCAGCTGGATGAGCCGCGTGCCTATGCGGCCGCTGTCGTGTTGGAAGACCGTATTTATCTGATCGGCGGACTTGAAGGGGAAACCCTGGAAGACGCTGAAGAAACCGACGACGTCCTGGTTTTCTTTCCCGAAGGCGGATGGAAAAGCATCGCTTCGCTTGAACAAGCGCGCTATGGATTGGCAGCAGTCGTTTTCAAAGAGCGCATCTATGCAATTGGCGGCTTTTCACGTGAGGTGGAAAGGGTCGATCGGCTTAATCCCCAGCCGATTCCCCTTAATACCATCGAAGCATATGATCTACAGCGCAACACGTGGGAAACCGTAGCCCATCTATCCCAGGCCGTCGCGCTGGCCGCCGCCGCTGTCCTTGAGGGGGATATTTATATCATCGGTGGGCTCAGCCGCAATATTCCCGTAACGCTCATCCAGCGTTTTCAACCGGAGTCTAACGAAGTAGGAGCTTTGAAGTTTGCGCTACCGCAGGAATGGTGGGCAGGGGCCGCCCTGACCTATCGGCAACAGATCATTCTACTCGGCGGACTCGGTGGCGCCCGAGGTACCTCGCTGGCAAATGTCTCCGCCCTTCGAATTTCCGCCGATAACGTAACCTTCCGAGAGTTGCCTGCCCTGCTACAAGCCCGCTTTAGCTTTGTAGCCGCTGCCGTTCGGGATACCCTGTTTGTATTCGGCGGTCTGGATCAGCCCGAAGGTCAGCTGTTGGATGCTGCCGAAGCAGCCCCTGCTTCTATCCTAACGCCCAACGAAGCACTGCAACTGCCGGCCGATTTTGAGCTGGCCGCTCCCTCACCGCATCCTTTCCGCACCCGGGTTACCTTTACTTTCAGTGTCAGTACGCGGTTACCCCATGCACCCGTACAGCTCGTTGTTTATGATCTACTGGGACGCCCGGTCGCTCGACTGCTTGACCGTCCACTACCACCCGGCCGCCACACACTTACCTGGACCGGCACCGACGCTTCGGGACATCCCGTGCCTGCCGGCGTTTACCTGGTACGCCTCACGCAGGGACCCTACCAATACAAACGTCTGCTGATCCGGACGCGTTGA
- a CDS encoding DUF5683 domain-containing protein, whose amino-acid sequence MHRAARRYLLICGGMLLSIATKAQPVYTPEQLLQTVWQAYQALEYDRADSLARHALTDYTRFTPDQLVALHTVLALVAMSRNEPTEARRHFEAALSLNPELQLDPVLASPKVRDFFEQIRQEMQRLSPRTTAETTIRYVLRPDPRPEAALRSLLLPGWGQRYKGQHRKGWILTGSWGLLLGGSLTTHLQYKRAYNRYRRETDPTRIETRYRTANRWFKTRNGLLIGLTAVWAYSYLDALLQPVAAEAPIVRPYVVTTTPGLKLQWRF is encoded by the coding sequence ATGCACCGGGCCGCACGCCGCTACCTGTTGATCTGTGGAGGCATGCTCCTCAGCATTGCCACAAAGGCCCAGCCTGTCTATACACCAGAACAGCTGCTCCAGACTGTCTGGCAGGCCTACCAGGCGCTGGAGTATGATCGGGCCGACAGTCTGGCCCGACACGCCCTGACCGACTATACTCGCTTCACACCGGACCAGCTGGTGGCGCTGCATACGGTACTGGCCCTGGTGGCCATGTCGCGCAACGAACCGACCGAAGCCCGTCGTCATTTCGAAGCAGCCCTTTCGCTGAATCCTGAGCTTCAGCTCGATCCGGTGCTGGCCTCGCCCAAGGTGCGTGATTTCTTTGAGCAAATTCGTCAGGAGATGCAGCGCCTCTCACCTCGGACGACCGCAGAAACTACCATTCGGTACGTGTTGCGCCCCGACCCCCGCCCGGAAGCAGCCCTGCGTTCCCTGCTGCTGCCGGGATGGGGCCAACGCTACAAAGGTCAACACCGGAAGGGTTGGATCCTGACCGGAAGCTGGGGCCTGCTGCTCGGGGGCAGTCTGACCACCCATCTGCAATATAAACGTGCCTATAATCGCTACCGCCGCGAGACCGACCCCACCCGCATTGAAACTCGCTACCGCACAGCGAATCGCTGGTTCAAAACCCGCAATGGGTTGCTCATAGGACTGACAGCCGTATGGGCCTATAGCTATCTGGATGCCCTGCTGCAACCGGTCGCTGCCGAAGCGCCGATCGTGCGTCCTTATGTTGTGACCACAACCCCGGGCCTGAAACTACAGTGGCGGTTCTGA